ATAAAAAAGAAACTATAGAGATCTTAGGAAATGAATATGAACTTATTAAAATTTCAGAAAAGATTCATAATCGGCTGATTAAGTGGAAATTTACAAATACTTACTGGGTAGACTCAGAAGGATTTGTATGGAAGACAATTCAACAAATTGCTCCTAATGTACCGCCTATAGTAATAGAAGTTACTAAACCCTATTCAGCATAAATTAATTTGACTTTTAGAACATCTAGATTGAACAGATCCTTATTATCTAGATATTTTTATCTGGTAAAATATATCATTAAAAAATAAATATTTAGCAAAACAAAATTTCTTATAAAGAGAGATCTTTTATGAGATGTTATTCTCAGGACTATATATTTTTCTTCTCTACATTATTATTTTAATCACATAGAGAAGATAAAATTAAAAACAAAAAAAACCCGCACATAGCGGGTTTTTTTTGCTGATTTTTGTTAACAGTTAGCAGTACATCTTGTTGCTACTGAAGTCACAATTGTGGCCTTTGTAGTAGTAGATGGTTCTGTGATTGTTGTTTTACCAGCATCTGTATTATCACCTAAGAACTCTTCAGTAAGATTAACTAAAGTAGTTTGGTCGGTATTTTGATTAGCAGTTACATAATCTCCTTGGTAACCTGGCTTATTTCCACCAGTATTAGGGTCTATATAAGTATCTGAAGGAATCGCATAAGTTTCTGAGTAACCTTTTCCTTCGGTACTTTCACCGCTAGGAGCTAAACCTCCACCAGGACCTGCAGATACATAGTCACCTAAGTAACCAGGGGCTGCACCACCTGTGTTTGGATCGATATAGTAGTTACCTCTTCCATCACCCTGTTTGAAAGCTGCAGGGATAACATATTCTTCATAACCTACATTACCTACAAAGTCTGCTGCACCTCTAGATGAGCCTGTAACTACAGATTGGTCTAATCCATTTTGAGGGTCAACATAACCTCCTCCAGTTCCATCCCAAGCTTCCCCAATGACATACTCTTCTAATGCACCTACACCTTCATTACCCATACTGAAAGATCCTTCTACGCCGTTTGAAGCACCAGTAACAAAGTCACCTAAGTAACCAGGGGCTGCACCACCTGTGTTTGGATCTTTATAGCCTGTCTTAGTAGAAGCAACGTCTCCACGAGTTACTACATCATCTGCTGCAACATATGGAATCTCATACACTTCTGAGTATCCCTTTCCTTCTGCAACTAAGCCTCCAATATTAGCACCTTGAGTAACTTCTCCACCTTGATATCCTGGAGCGTTACCTGCACCACCAACTGATTGTCCTAGAGCAGATGCATTAGCATCAGCATAAGCTTCATAAGGTATTGCATAAGACTCTGAATAACCAGAATCTCTATAATCTCCACTTTCTGTCCATGCGTTTGGAGAGGCGGCTAAACCTTCGTCTCTACCAACAGTGTTATTACCTCCACCTACAGCTCCTCTAACGTATTGAGCACTTTCTGGATCACCAGAAGATCCTTTACCTGTATTAGGGTCAGTAAAACCTACAACTGAACCATCAACATAAGTTTCAGGTGGAATTACATAAGCTACCGAAGCACCCATTCCAGCTAAATTATCACCATCAACATTATAGCCTTCTCCTTCATAACCAGAATTTGAAGAATATCCAGCAGATAACGCTCCGGCCTCACCAGATTCTGAAGAAGCCACTACTGAACTACCCAAAGAACCTGGGGCATTTCCTCCCGTGTTTGGATCTACATAAGTAGATGTACCATCAGCGTTAGCTGATCCAGGAATAATATCTGTTGGCGTACCAACTGGGATAATGTATACCTCTTGTGCCGAAACTGGAACACCTGAAGCATCATAACGAACGCCAGTGTTTATATCTCTATAATTTCCAATTCCACTTACTGAGTTTGTTGCAACTATAGGATCTTCAGCGTAGTTACCCCCGCCAAAGCTAGTTGGTCCACCATTGGCTGCTTGAGTTACATAGTCACCTAAATAACCCGGAGCATTACCGCCCGTATTTGGATCCCTATAAACTGTTAAGCCATTAATATTTGCGTTAGCAGTATTTGTATCCCCAGCTGCCGCGTTAGCAGCTTCAGCATTAGCACCTGGCTCAGGTATTGTATAAATAAGGTAAGAATCAGATGCTACAAGCGTTACAGATTCAATAAGTCCTTGTTCTTGTAACTCTCCATAATATGTTGCTGCTGAGCCTGTGGCGTATGCATCTGCGACTGTTGTAATATCAGGATCTCCTGATTCGTCTACATCCCCAGTTGTCATAGTTGCTGTTGCAGTTGCACCCGTTGTTCTTGTTGCCGTTGCTCCGGTTGTTCTAGTAGCCGTTGCACCCGTTGTTCTAGTAGCCGTTGCTCCGGTTGTTCTAGTAGCCGTTGCACCCGTTGTTCTTGTGGCAGTTGCACCGGTTGTTCTAGTACCAGGAACATCTACAACGATGTTCTTTGTTTCAGATTTAATGTACTCCTCTATAACCGGCTCCGGCGGAGGAGGCGGCGGCGGAGGCGGCGGCGGTGGTGGTGGTGGTGGTGGTGGTGGTGGCGTAGGAGCCTCATCACTACCTCCAGTAGAAGAATCTGCAATTGCAAGAGCCGCTGCAGCAATTGCTGCAATAGCCGCTACAGTACCAAGTGCTATTCCTCCAGATGCGCTAGATGCTGCATCACTACCTGCAGCTCCACCCGTTGATTTCTTTTCTCCATCCTCAGCTTTCTTTTTGTCCCCATCTGACTCTGCAGCTAAACCTAGCTGAGAAGTCAGTAAAAGAAAGAAAGATGCTGCTATTGATATTAGTTTGTTTTTCATGAATTTTAAACCTGTCTTTTTATTGCCACCTAAAAATAGGAACTCAGTTGTTAATTGAATATGCGACTTTAGTTGAAACTGTTCCCAGAATCAAGATTAAATTCGACTTATTTTTGTTAACAAAACTGGGCTCATATCATCATGTTACAAAATAATTCCATAATTACAATATTTATTATGTGTTTTTTTTAAAAGCTAAGTAGTACCTAATAATTTTCGGATCATTATTACGAAACTCATTGTACAATGAATTCAATATATGATGCTAATAAAATTAACTTCTTTTATAACAAAATGTCTTAGATATTTACCTACAGAACTATCTCATTACTTAGCTCTTGAGTCTTTAAAGGTGTCCAATAAGATAGGGATTAATTTAATCAAGGATAGTAAAAGATCTAATATCGAATGCTTTGGAATAAATTTTAAAAATAAACTAGGACTTGCTGGAGGGCTCGATAAGAATGGGGACTATATTCAAAGCTTATCATCCTTGGGTTTTAGTTTCTTAGAACTAGGAACAGTAACTCCTGTGCACCAAGCAGGAAATGCAAAACCTAGATTATTTAGAGATAGATCTGAAGAGGCATTAATAAACAGCATGGGCTTTAACAATAAAGGAGTGGATTACTTGATAAAAAATATATCAAGCTCTTCAAGAATATGCCCAATTGCAGTTAGCATAGGAAAGAATTCAAAAACTCCTCTAGATCTGGCCTTAGAAGATTATATGATATGTTTTGAAAAGGCTTACTCTGTAGCTGATTTTATAACAATTAACATATCCTCACCAAACACCATGAATCTTAGAGATTTAGGATCAAAAGAGTATCTCCCTACACTCTTAAAATCCTTGAAAGATAAACAGTTAAATATGGCTAAGATTGATCACTACAAACCTCTAATAGTGAAATTATCTCCGGATATAAATAATGTAGAAATAGATTCAATCGTAAATACAATTTTAGATAATGGCATAGATGGGATAATAGCTACAAATACTTCGATTCATCATGATCATCATCACAAACCTAGTGGAATCAGTGGAAAACCATTATTTACATTATCTACAGAAATCCTACAAAAGATAAGGAATATGGTTGGAAAAGATTTTCCTTTGATAGCGTCAGGTGGAGTCATGACTAAACATGACTACCTAGAGAAATTAGACTCAGGAGCTGATTTAGTTCAAATCTATTCTGGATTAATTTATAAAGGCCCTGAACTTATTCAGGATATTCTTAGTGTCTCTAATTAAATCAGATGCTTTAGAGCTTTGAGCATCTCCGGAGCTAATTCAGGATTATCTGAATAAAGAGCTGGAGTTAACCTATCACCCTTTCCAGAGTAACGACTTTTTATCTTTTCTGCTGCTTCTTTTGGGTTTTCAGCTATAACAGCTATAGTATTTAATAATTCATCATCTATTAAATTTGCCATATCAGCCCATTTACCTTCTTTAGACAAAAGATTTAATCTTTCTTGCAAGTCTCCTGCTCCACAAGACTCTAAAACCCCTTTATAAGCCGGTGTTGATCCATAAAATGCTATTTGATTTCTAACCGCATTTACAGAATTATTAAAAGATTGTTCATCAATGCCTGTTGCTGTCATAACACTAATAGAAAAATCAAAATCTTCTTCATTTTTATTTGCGTTTTCCAAACCTTCCTTAACTCCAGGTAAAGTTGTTTCCTCCATAAACTTTAAAGTGTGAAAAGGATGCACTAAAAGACCGTCAGCTGACTCAGCTACAGACTTAGTCATTAATGGACCTACTGCAGCTACATAAATTTTAGGCGGACCATAAGAATGAGCTTCAGGAGTAAAGAAAGGTGTCATTATGGTATGCGAATAAAATTCTCCCCTGAAATCTAATTTTGAACCATTTTGCCAACAGTCCCAAATAGCTTGAATAGCTAAAATCATCTCTTTCATCCTCGCCGCTGGTCTAGACCAAGGCATTGAAAATCTTTTCGTGATATGGGGTTTTATTTGCGAACCCAGACCTAAGATAAACCTTCCCTTGGAAAGTAGATTTAAATCATAACCCAAATTAGCTAAAGTCATTGGGTTTCTTGCAAAAGCAACAGCAATGGATGTCATAAGATGTATCTTTTCTGTTTCTAATGCTGCACCTACTATAGGTAAAAAGGGGTCATGAGGACCCTCATAGGTAAAAGCCCCATCATATCCAGCATCCTCTAGACTTTTAGCTGAAATTCCAGCTTGCCTTGCATCTTTTGCAATAATCCCTGCATCTATTTTCATTAGATCTCCATAAATATTAATTTCATAAATCTTTTTTTTAGAATACTATCATCTAACAATTAATGCATTAACTAACTTTATGATTGATTTATATTATTCTCCGACTCCGAATGGATGGAAGATTTCTATTATGCTTGAGGAATGCTGTTTACCTTATAAAGTAATACCAGTTAATTTAGGAGCTGGAGATCAATTTAAACCTGAGTTTTTATCTATAAGTCCTAATAATAAAATGCCTGCTATTGTAGATCATAATGGACCAAATAAAGATGATATAAGTGTATTTGAGTCAGGCGCTATTCTCATGTACTTAGGAGAAAAATCAGGTATGTTTTTTTCACAAAAACCTAAAGAAAGAATTAAAATTTTAGA
Above is a window of SAR86 cluster bacterium DNA encoding:
- a CDS encoding quinone-dependent dihydroorotate dehydrogenase, encoding MMLIKLTSFITKCLRYLPTELSHYLALESLKVSNKIGINLIKDSKRSNIECFGINFKNKLGLAGGLDKNGDYIQSLSSLGFSFLELGTVTPVHQAGNAKPRLFRDRSEEALINSMGFNNKGVDYLIKNISSSSRICPIAVSIGKNSKTPLDLALEDYMICFEKAYSVADFITINISSPNTMNLRDLGSKEYLPTLLKSLKDKQLNMAKIDHYKPLIVKLSPDINNVEIDSIVNTILDNGIDGIIATNTSIHHDHHHKPSGISGKPLFTLSTEILQKIRNMVGKDFPLIASGGVMTKHDYLEKLDSGADLVQIYSGLIYKGPELIQDILSVSN
- a CDS encoding TIGR03617 family F420-dependent LLM class oxidoreductase — its product is MKIDAGIIAKDARQAGISAKSLEDAGYDGAFTYEGPHDPFLPIVGAALETEKIHLMTSIAVAFARNPMTLANLGYDLNLLSKGRFILGLGSQIKPHITKRFSMPWSRPAARMKEMILAIQAIWDCWQNGSKLDFRGEFYSHTIMTPFFTPEAHSYGPPKIYVAAVGPLMTKSVAESADGLLVHPFHTLKFMEETTLPGVKEGLENANKNEEDFDFSISVMTATGIDEQSFNNSVNAVRNQIAFYGSTPAYKGVLESCGAGDLQERLNLLSKEGKWADMANLIDDELLNTIAVIAENPKEAAEKIKSRYSGKGDRLTPALYSDNPELAPEMLKALKHLI